One genomic region from Salvelinus sp. IW2-2015 unplaced genomic scaffold, ASM291031v2 Un_scaffold1378, whole genome shotgun sequence encodes:
- the LOC112070607 gene encoding uncharacterized protein, with the protein MKLSGIQSSLNEVNRKITDADTELRELVNGIASRNKKFGIVAAVVPFLGLIIDAIQKGVNNPGDSAAIELAKNKMNQLQQDKXRLSKNEWEXQSEVMKSQMELTRAKFDLGSVPDPVHLAEVQTCLTRIQKILLQLRSFWEKIGVMVTNLQQKTFAGEDLIDXLXXFXEEFLDSLQVAEEAWKMFSGRCQSVMGMFSVQSKDAYKFLETSPSSLTQEEWQEMYDAVTAKLHSFYPALKAKQALEDQQAIEDQQAIEDQQAAESN; encoded by the exons ATGAAGCTAAGTGGCATCCAGTCATCTCTGAATGAGGTCAATAGAAAGATCACCGATGCTGATACGGAGCTGCGTGAGTTGGTTAACGGCATTGCCAGTAGAAACAAGAAGTTTGGCATAGTGGCTGCCGTGGTTCCCTTCCTAGGATTGATCATCGATGCTATCCAGAAGGGGGTCAATAACCCTGGAGATAGTGCAGCCATTGAGTTGGCCAAGAACAAGATGAATCAGCTTCAGCAGGACAAGAMCCGTTTGAGTAAGAACGAGTGGGAGGYCCAATCGGAGGTGATGAAATCCCAGATGGAGCTGACCAGAGCCAAATTTGACCTGG GTTCTGTTCCTGATCCTGTCCATCTGGCTGAGGTTCAAACCTGCCTGACCCGGATCCAGAAGATTCTGCTGCAACTCAGAAGCTTCTGGGAGAAGATCGGAGTGATGGTGACCAACCTGCAGCAGAAGACCTTCGCTGGGGAAGACCTGATTGATKTTCTCYCAGMTTTTRAGGAGGAGTTCTTGGATTCCTTRCAAGTAGCTGAAGAG GCTTGGAAGATGTTTAGTGGGAGATGCCAGAGCGTCATGGGCATGTTTAGTGTCCAGTCGAAGGATGCCTACAAGTTCCTGGAGACCAGTCCATCCTCGCTCACCCAGGAAGAGTGGCAGGAAATGTATGATGCTGTGACagccaaactgcattccttctaCCCTGCCCTCAAGGCCAAGCAGGCCCTTGAGGACCAGCAGGCCATTGAGGACCAGCAGGCCATTGAGGACCAGCAGGCTGCAGAAAGTAACTAA